One genomic segment of Laspinema palackyanum D2c includes these proteins:
- a CDS encoding ABC transporter permease, translated as MKTYLLKRLLISIPTLIAISLVIFIILALAPGDPLGEFATNPAITAEVRENLRRSFGLDQPIHIRYVKWAVAFFTGDMGYSFTSRSPVIDLILQRLPTTLWVVGSAYLFGILIAFPLGIISALNRYSLVDKLTTTFAFLWFSLPTFFTGVLFIIIFSVQLNWFPFIYNSTLRVTDWNSFIAQIKQSIMPIAVLGLYQAAILMRFIRSSILEQLYQQYVRTAYAKGLSKFTVIKRHVLRNALIPVVTLVALDIPAVFTGALVTEQVFRVPGIGSLLIESIYRSDTPVVMAITFIYAVLIVIFNLIADLLYAILDPRVKYHS; from the coding sequence ATGAAAACCTACTTGTTGAAACGCCTGCTGATTTCCATTCCCACCTTAATTGCCATCAGTCTCGTCATTTTCATCATTCTAGCATTAGCACCTGGAGACCCTTTAGGAGAATTTGCCACCAATCCTGCCATCACCGCAGAAGTGCGAGAAAATCTGCGGCGTTCCTTTGGATTGGACCAACCGATTCATATCCGATATGTGAAATGGGCCGTCGCATTTTTTACCGGAGATATGGGATACTCCTTTACCAGTCGCAGTCCCGTCATCGACTTAATTCTGCAACGATTACCCACCACCTTATGGGTCGTCGGTTCCGCCTATCTCTTTGGCATCTTAATCGCCTTTCCCCTCGGCATTATCTCCGCCCTCAACCGCTATTCTCTAGTAGATAAACTAACTACAACCTTTGCATTTTTATGGTTTTCTTTGCCAACCTTTTTCACCGGAGTGCTATTTATCATTATTTTCAGCGTTCAACTCAACTGGTTTCCCTTCATCTATAATAGCACCTTAAGGGTAACTGATTGGAACAGTTTTATCGCCCAAATTAAGCAGTCAATCATGCCAATTGCTGTTTTAGGACTGTATCAAGCAGCGATTTTGATGCGTTTTATCCGGTCCTCGATTTTAGAACAACTGTATCAGCAATATGTCCGCACCGCCTACGCCAAAGGGTTATCCAAATTCACAGTCATCAAGCGGCACGTTTTAAGGAATGCCTTAATTCCCGTCGTTACTCTGGTGGCCCTCGATATTCCCGCAGTATTTACCGGCGCATTAGTCACCGAACAGGTGTTTCGAGTGCCAGGGATTGGTTCTCTGTTAATTGAGTCCATTTATCGGAGTGATACGCCGGTAGTCATGGCCATTACGTTTATTTATGCGGTATTAATTGTCATTTTTAATTTAATTGCCGATTTACTCTATGCGATATTAGACCCCAGAGTGAAATATCATTCATAA
- a CDS encoding DUF4384 domain-containing protein, with the protein MINLPLATSLQEEFLNNFTNDVIPPLGSDNERFCCWYRYHPKHKNIRNTDLAVEINDEKVLNGSFTENIEQCLGNVNKKIILRFGKEMEDDGIVLDSLPRPRGRQKQHPGYQAPWQIIYQWLWEIKFPRRGWELAQKMATYGMEELQMIELKNGDRDICVNVAKDPVTIRKGEEYVLQAHFPHQGHLLLINQGVSGTLYCLCPSGAFSEETQVLPEKKLHIPGIQALASALKYMKIGDEYFLAILTENPVNLSWGRRESNPNDIVVTDERLQEIFKQVGRQWNAQVFYKKFEVVE; encoded by the coding sequence ATGATAAACCTTCCACTAGCCACCTCGTTACAAGAAGAATTTCTCAATAATTTTACCAACGACGTTATTCCACCTTTAGGGAGCGACAACGAGCGGTTTTGCTGTTGGTATCGCTATCATCCGAAGCACAAAAATATTCGCAATACCGATTTAGCTGTAGAAATTAATGATGAAAAGGTATTAAACGGTTCCTTTACCGAAAATATTGAACAGTGTTTAGGGAATGTCAATAAAAAGATAATCCTCAGATTTGGCAAAGAGATGGAAGATGATGGGATAGTGCTTGACTCGTTACCAAGACCAAGAGGGCGGCAAAAGCAACATCCCGGTTACCAAGCACCTTGGCAAATCATTTATCAGTGGTTGTGGGAAATAAAATTTCCTCGGCGGGGGTGGGAATTGGCGCAGAAAATGGCGACTTATGGGATGGAAGAATTGCAGATGATTGAGCTAAAGAATGGGGACAGGGATATATGCGTGAATGTGGCGAAAGACCCGGTGACGATTCGTAAAGGGGAAGAATATGTCTTACAGGCGCATTTCCCGCATCAGGGTCATTTGCTCTTGATTAATCAGGGGGTTTCCGGTACGCTGTATTGCCTTTGTCCATCGGGGGCATTTTCTGAGGAAACCCAGGTGCTGCCCGAGAAAAAGCTACATATTCCCGGTATCCAAGCGTTAGCAAGTGCTTTGAAATATATGAAGATTGGGGACGAATATTTTCTAGCAATACTAACTGAAAATCCGGTTAATTTATCCTGGGGGCGTCGGGAGTCTAACCCAAACGATATTGTCGTTACCGATGAACGGTTGCAGGAAATATTTAAGCAAGTGGGACGGCAGTGGAATGCACAGGTATTTTATAAAAAGTTTGAGGTGGTGGAGTAA
- a CDS encoding peptide ABC transporter substrate-binding protein codes for MMPLLALPFLAASLLSGCGTNPTRQIQQSDVLRLLYWQAPTILNPHLSVGFKDWEASRITLEPLATFNNQGDLIPVLAAEVPTLENGGVAADGLSVTWKLKPDIQWSDGTAFTAADVVFTYEFISNPETASANSSNYDAIASVEAVDPLTVKVNFKAVNPGWFLPFVGSEGMILPQHIFADYTGANSRQAPGNLSPVGTGPYRVVEFRPGDTVVYESNPYFREAETLYFKRIELKGGGDSTSAARAVLQTGDADYAYGLQVEPQVLEQLEAGGQGQVMAIFGPLSERIQLNQTDPNRATAAGDRSSLQFPHPFLSARQVRQAFNLAIDRNTISEQLYGVTGIPTPNFLVSPPTYLSPNTRFEFNLEQAAALLEQAGWRDTNGNGIRDKNGVEMRVVFQTSVNPVRQKTQEIIKQNFRNLGVEVEIKSIDASIFFSGDPSNNDSLNRFYADLQMVTTGNTSPDPTRYLQTFTCEEIARPENSWSGSNTSRYCNPEYDQLWQRSTTELNPETRAQLFIQMNDLLVEDVAVIPLVHRADAIAVSNSLEGVELTSWDRVVWNIHQWRRR; via the coding sequence ATGATGCCACTGTTGGCGCTACCTTTTCTCGCTGCATCCCTGTTGTCTGGATGCGGAACCAACCCCACCCGCCAGATCCAACAATCGGATGTTTTGCGCTTACTCTACTGGCAAGCGCCAACCATTCTCAATCCTCATCTGTCGGTGGGGTTCAAGGATTGGGAAGCGAGTCGAATTACCTTAGAACCCCTGGCAACGTTCAATAATCAGGGGGATTTAATCCCCGTGTTGGCGGCAGAAGTTCCCACTCTGGAAAATGGCGGAGTGGCGGCAGATGGGTTATCGGTAACCTGGAAACTCAAACCGGATATACAATGGTCCGATGGTACTGCCTTCACTGCTGCTGATGTGGTGTTTACTTATGAATTTATTTCCAATCCCGAAACTGCTTCGGCGAACTCTTCCAATTATGATGCGATCGCCTCAGTAGAAGCAGTTGACCCCCTAACTGTTAAAGTTAATTTTAAGGCGGTTAATCCCGGTTGGTTTTTACCCTTTGTCGGTTCCGAAGGGATGATTTTACCGCAACATATTTTTGCCGATTATACCGGCGCAAATTCTCGACAAGCACCGGGTAATTTATCCCCCGTGGGAACAGGTCCTTATCGCGTCGTCGAATTTCGACCCGGAGATACGGTAGTTTATGAATCCAATCCCTATTTCCGAGAAGCAGAAACCCTCTATTTTAAGCGAATTGAACTCAAAGGCGGGGGAGATTCCACCTCAGCAGCGAGGGCGGTTTTACAAACCGGCGATGCGGATTATGCTTATGGTTTGCAAGTCGAACCCCAAGTTTTAGAACAATTAGAAGCGGGAGGACAAGGACAAGTTATGGCAATTTTTGGTCCGTTAAGCGAACGGATTCAACTGAATCAAACGGACCCCAATCGCGCAACCGCTGCAGGCGATCGCTCTAGTTTACAATTCCCCCATCCCTTTTTGAGCGCTCGCCAAGTTCGCCAAGCATTCAACCTGGCGATCGACCGTAATACCATTTCTGAACAACTCTATGGTGTCACCGGCATCCCCACCCCAAACTTTCTCGTTTCTCCCCCCACCTATCTCTCCCCCAATACCCGATTTGAATTTAACCTAGAACAAGCAGCAGCATTATTAGAACAAGCAGGTTGGCGCGATACCAATGGCAATGGCATCCGGGATAAAAATGGCGTAGAAATGCGCGTTGTTTTTCAAACTTCAGTCAACCCTGTTCGGCAGAAAACTCAGGAAATCATCAAACAAAACTTCCGAAACCTCGGCGTAGAAGTAGAAATCAAAAGTATTGATGCCAGTATCTTCTTCTCCGGCGATCCATCCAATAATGATTCCCTCAATCGCTTCTATGCCGATTTACAAATGGTGACCACCGGCAACACCTCCCCCGACCCCACCCGCTACCTCCAAACTTTCACTTGCGAAGAAATAGCGCGTCCTGAAAATAGTTGGTCCGGTAGCAATACATCGCGCTATTGTAATCCAGAATATGACCAACTCTGGCAACGTTCTACGACGGAACTGAACCCTGAAACTCGGGCGCAATTGTTTATACAAATGAATGATTTATTAGTGGAGGATGTGGCAGTGATTCCGTTAGTCCATCGCGCCGATGCGATCGCCGTTAGCAATTCCCTAGAAGGGGTGGAGTTAACCTCTTGGGATAGAGTCGTTTGGAATATCCACCAATGGCGACGGAGATAG